The Castor canadensis chromosome X, mCasCan1.hap1v2, whole genome shotgun sequence genome includes a region encoding these proteins:
- the LOC109675595 gene encoding uncharacterized protein — protein MFIGGISHAISKQALFEYLSQFGEIIDFMIKTDPNTGLSRGFGFVLFKDCATVEKVLQVKQHEVNGKKIELKKAKPVESQFPTKKIFVGGLNPSIPEERIRRYFGTFGKIEHIELPLCPGTNERRAFCFITYTDENPVRRLLETKYHLIGASRCEVKMAIPKEYFRHPRKAGREASITGLGNLLGGSSHHRRHRGCPGANSDVPGENLSAERENPNDQIANSHDSRENENDSGADFNAFEEDLSVLGACPNAVGTMQNALVANQPALRATQNALGENLNEFGRNQNALVANQNAFGTNQNAFRANQSVLGAVGGGGLPSTFVPVPFSVSTDGLNFAQVFGDFQSVYSYLPVFHGYPGDYFFGYGTSSDLAPVLTHVQINQAIPLGSSYQGIYWPF, from the coding sequence ATGTTCATCGGAGGAATATCGCATGCTATCAGTAAGCAAGCTCTTTTTGAATATTTGTCTCAATTTGGCGAGATCATagattttatgataaaaactgaCCCAAACACTGGGCTATCGAGGGGGTTTGGATTTGTGCTTTTCAAAGATTGTGCCACTGTTGAAAAGGTGCTCCAAGTAAAACAGCATGAAGTGAACGGCAAGAAAATAGAACTTAAAAAGGCGAAACCTGTAGAATCTCAATTCCCCACCAAAAAGATTTTTGTGGGTGGGTTGAACCCAAGTatccctgaagaaagaatcaGAAGGTACTTTGGCACATTTGGAAAAATCGAGCATATTGAGCTGCCATTGTGTCCAGGAACAAACGAAAGACGGGCTTTCTGTTTCATCACTTACACTGATGAAAACCCTGTGAGGAGGCTGTTAGAAACCAAATACCATCTCATTGGCGCCAGCCGCTGTGAAGTTAAAATGGCCATCCCAAAAGAATATTTTAGGCATCCACGCAAGGCGGGAAGAGAAGCTTCCATTACTGGTTTAGGCAACCTCTTGGGAGGCAGCAGCCATCACCGCCGCCATCGTGGCTGCCCCGGAGCTAACTCAGATGTTCCAGGAGAAAACTTAAGTGCTgaaagagaaaacccaaatgatcaaatagcaaactcaCATGAttccagagaaaatgaaaatgattccGGGGCAGATTTCAATGCTTTCGAGGAAGATCTCAGTGTTTTGGGGGCATGCCCAAACGCTGTAGGGACAATGCAAAATGCTTTGGTGGCAAACCAGCCAGCTTTAAGAGCAACCCAAAATGCTTTGGGAGAAAATCTGAATGAGTTTGGAAGAAATCAGAATGCTTTGGTAGCAAATCAAAATGCATTTGGAACAAATCAAAATGCTTTCAGAGCAAACCAAAGTGTTTTGGGGGCAGTTGGTGGTGGAGGCCTTCCTTCCACGTTTGTTCCTGTTCCTTTCTCAGTCAGCACTGATGGACTTAACTTTGCTCAAGTATTTGGTGATTTCCAGAGTGTCTACAGTTATCTACCTGTTTTTCATGGCTACCCTGGAGATTATTTCTTTGGATATGGGACTAGTAGTGACTTAGCACCTGTACTTACTCATGTGCAAATAAACCAGGCTATTCCCCTTGGTAGTAGTTACCAGggaatttattggccattttga